The following are encoded in a window of Colletotrichum lupini chromosome 3, complete sequence genomic DNA:
- a CDS encoding iron-sulfur cluster transporter ATM1 → AGDCIIPAEALDNAEPGACDFYASLLHEEDDRVAAQGTITMIIRAVTKAPLACPRGISHTQFYRPAWLPQSPRAPIRIFQTSAPSRRDQPKPPTTAKIDNGADKTTAQLSKAEPAKAKKSAAVDPLATPEKSTQEQRKADWAIMKEMSRYLWPKDSLSTKFRVGLAVSLLIGAKVLNVQVPFYFKSIVDSMNVDFGATGGTAVTIAGSMILAYGATRIGATIFQELRNAVFASVAQKAIRRVACNVFDHLLRLDLSFHLSKQTGGLTRAIDRGTKGISFLLTSMVFHILPTALEISMVCGILTYQYGAKFAAITVLTMVGYTAFTIWTTAWRTKFRRQANAADNKASTVAVDSLINYEAVKYFNNEKFEVARYDQALQVYEKSSIKVATSLAFLNSGQNIIFSSALTAMMYLAANGVAQGTLTVGDLVMVNQLVFQLSVPLNFLGSVYRELRQSLLDMETLFNLQKVNVSIKDAPDAKPLALSKGGQIRFENVTFGYHPDRPILRNLSLTIPAGKKVAVVGPSGCGKSTLLRLLFRSYDAQSGRIFVDDQDIRQVQVDSLRRAIGVVPQDTPLFNDTIEHNIRYGDMSAPPERVIAAAQRARIHEIIERFPDGYQTKVGERGLMISGGEKQRLAVSRLLLKDPPLLFFDEATSALDTHTEQALMLNINSILREKARTSVFVAHRLRTIFDADLIIVLKEGNVAEMGTHRELIDRGGLYAELWSAQETLFDADGQEREQPEEDTKKPPAAR, encoded by the exons GCCGGCGATTGCATCATCCCGGCCGAGGCGCTCGACAATGCCGAGCCCGGTGCTTGCGACTTTTACGCCTCGTT ACTCCACGAGGAAGATGATCGAGTTGCGGCGCAGGGCACGATTACGATGATCATCCGAGCCGTCACCAAGGCTCCTTTGGCCTGCCCTCGAGGCATCTCCCACACCCAATTCTACCGACCGGCATGGCTTCCTCAAAGCCCCCGGGCCCCCATCCGCATCTTCCAAACGAGTGCACCTTCGAGACGCGACCAACCCAAGCCGCCGACGACGGCAAAGATCGATAATGGCGCCGATAAGACCACGGCACAGCTCTCCAAGGCAGAACCTGCCAAGGCGAAGAAGAGTGCGGCCGTCGATCCTCTCGCAACGCCAGAAAAGTCTACACAGGAGCAGCGCAAGGCCGACTGGGCCATCATGAAGGAGATGTCGCGATACTTGTGGCCCAAGGACAGCTTGAGCACAAAGTTCCGCGTCGGACTGGCTGTTTCCTTGTTGATTGGCGCAAAGGTCCTGAACGTGCAGGTTCCCTTCTACTTCAAGAGCATCGTGGATTCTATGAATGTCGACTTTGGCGCAACCGGCGGCACGGCGGTGACAATCGCGGGGAGTATGATCTTGGCATACGGTGCGACGAGGATAGGCGCCACAATCTTCCAGGAGCTCCGAAACGCCGTCTTTGCTTCCGTTGCTCAGAAGGCCATCCGGCGAGTCGCTTGCAACGTCTTTGATCATTTGCTGCGGCTGGACCTCAGCTTCCATCTGTCCAAGCAGACTGGTGGACTGACAAGGGCGATTGATCGCGGTACCAAGGGCATCAGCTTCTTGCTGACGAGCATGGTCTTCCATATTCTCCCCACTGCACTGGAAATCTCGATGGTCTGCGGTATCTTGACGTACCAGTATGGCGCCAAGTTCGCCGCCATTACGGTACTCACCATGGTTGGGTACACGGCCTTTACTATCTGGACGACAGCTTGGAGAACAAAGTTCAGGAGACAAGCAAACGCGGCCGATAACAAGGCATCGACAGTTGCCGTAGACTCGCTGATCAACTACGAGGCTGTCAAGTACTTCAACAACGAGAAATTCGAGGTCGCGAGATACGATCAGGCCCTCCAGGTCTACGAGAAGAGCTCCATCAAAGTCGCAACTTCGCTAGCCTTCCTCAACAGTGGACAAAACATCATCTTCTCCTCGGCGCTGACAGCCATGATGTATCTGGCTGCTAACGGTGTTGCCCAAGGCACGCTTACTGTCGGTGACCTCGTCATGGTCAACCAGCTCGTGTTCCAGCTCTCCGTACCCCTCAACTTCCTTGGTTCCGTCTACCGTGAGCTTCGCCAGTCATTGCTCGACATGGAGACACTGTTCAACCTGCAAAAGGTCAACGTCTCCATCAAGGACGCGCCCGACGCCAAACCCTTGGCTCTGTCCAAGGGTGGACAAATTAGATTCGAAAACGTCACCTTTGGCTACCACCCCGATCGCCCCATCCTCCGCAACCTGTCGCTTACCATCCCGGCTGGCAAGAAGGTCGCCGTCGTCGGTCCTAGCGGCTGCGGAAAATCTACCTTGCTCCGACTCCTCTTCCGTTCGTACGACGCGCAGTCTGGCCGCATCTTTGTCGACGATCAGGATATTCGCCAAGTCCAGGTGGACTCTCTCCGCCGGGCCATTGGCGTTGTTCCCCAGGACACTCCGCTTTTTAACGACACCATCGAGCACAACATCCGATATGGCGACATGTCAGCACCCCCGGAGCGCGTCATCGCCGCCGCTCAGCGCGCACGCATCCACGAAATCATTGAGCGGTTCCCCGATGGATACCAGACGAAGGTGGGAGAGCGTGGCTTGATGATTTCCGGCGGAGAAAAGCAGCGTCTGGCCGTCAGCAGACTCCTTCTCAAGGACCCGCCTCTGCTCTTCTTCGATGAGGCCACCAGCGCGTTGGATACCCACACCGAGCAGGCTCTTATGCTCAACATTAACAGCATTCTTCGTGAAAAGGCACGGACCAGTGTATTCGTAGCCCACAGACTGCGCACCATTTTCGACGCGGACCTCATCATCGTACTGAAGGAGGGCAACGTAGCCGAGATGGGTACCCATCGTGAACTTATTGACAGGGGCGGACTCTATGCTGAGCTCTGGAGTG CTCAGGAAACCCTGTTCGATGCCGATGGCCAAGAACGCGAGCAACCAGAGGAGGATACGAAGAAGCCACCTGCGGCACGCTAA
- a CDS encoding NAD dependent epimerase/dehydratase: MMLQTSSAVAPESTSIDLRLKVTADKTHCLRTMFRRHHVEPESPTHLTEINNTDTHQVSTTELSMSFIENPAVPKGSIAVITGANGYIASHIADQFIRYGYKVRGTVRNPKKSAWLVPHFEKKYGVGKFELHVVPDMQVDGAYDEAIKGASIFVHTATVIDFNGDPAEVIGGAVKCGMVAIEAAYKEPNMKRFILTSSASTLMPLKKENFFALKGQTVDVDTFGHDAKELAWAPPPWGVEHGGAIYGASKMEQEQNIWKFYEENKSNRPDIVVNSIVPDFNFGRSIDPSQTGGSSSFGLIVELFEGKTLPELWHLPHFFIDVEDDAALHVAAALLPDVEGERIFAFAYPMNWDIILDILRKQNPGRKFADNFHNDEYPVTVKPIARAESLLKRLGRPGWISLEQSIATNTERLKTLDIA, from the exons ATGATGCTTCAGACTAGTTCAGCAGTGGCGCCCGAGTCAACTTCTATTGACTTGCGGCTCAAGGTGACGGCGGACAAAACCCACTGCCTCCGTACCATGTTTCGGCGGCATCACGTCGAGCCCGAGTCACCGACCCACTTGACGGAGAT CAACAACACAGACACACACCAAGTTTCCACTACCGAATTGAGCATGTCGTTCATTGAGAACCCTGCTGTCCCTAAGGGATCAATTGCCGTAATCACTGGCGCTAATGGCTACATTGCGTCTCACATCGCAGACCAGTTCATTCGATATGGATATAAAGTCCGCGGAACGGTCCGTAACCCGAAGAAGAGTGCTTGGCTTGTCCCACACTTTGAGAAGAAGTACGGGGTAGGGAAGTTTGAACTACATGTGGTTCCTGATATGCAGGTTGATGGCGCGTATGATGAGGCTATCAAAG GGGCGTCAATTTTCGTGCACACTGCTACCGTCATCGATTTCAACGGCGACCCAGCCGAAGTAATTGGAGGTGCAGTGAAATGCGGGATGGTCGCTATCGAGGCAGCATACAAGGAACCAAACATGAAACGGTTCATTCTAACTTCATCAGCCTCAACTCTCATGCCACTCAAGAAGGAAAACTTCTTTGCCCTGAAGGGTCAGACGGTGGATGTGGACACATTTGGTCACGACGCCAAGGAACTGGCTTGGGCACCTCCTCCTTGGGGTGTTGAACACGGCGGAGCGATTTACGGCGCGAGTAAGATGGAGCAAGAGCAAAACATCTGGAAGTTCTACGAAGAGAATAAATCCAATCGTCCAGATATCGTGGTGAACTCGA TTGTTCCAGACTTCAACTTTGGAAGAAGCATCGACCCGTCTCAAACTGGAGGCTCGTCGTCATTCGGCCTTATTGTCGAACTCTTTGAGGGAAAGACACTTCCTGAGCTTTGGCATCTTCCCCACTTCTTCATCGACGTCGAGGATGATGCTGCCCTACACGTTGCGGCGGCTCTTCTGCCTGATGTCGAGGGTGAACGCATCTTCGCATTTGCCTACCCAATGAACTGGGACATCATCTTAGATATCCTTCGGAAGCAGAATCCGGGCAGGAAGTTTGCCGATAATTTCCACAATGATGAATATCCTGTGACAGTGAAGCCCATTGCGAGGGCAGAGAGCCTGCTGAAGAGGCTGGGCAGGCCGGGTTGGATCTCTTTGGAGCAAAGCATCGCGACCAACACCGAGCGACTGAAGACTCTGGACATTGCATAG